A part of Astyanax mexicanus isolate ESR-SI-001 chromosome 2, AstMex3_surface, whole genome shotgun sequence genomic DNA contains:
- the si:ch211-284k5.2 gene encoding uncharacterized protein CFAP97D2, translating into MHKAYQPLKPATNKYLQKKWDQTRFEMHRQKVKDAKPIVNTKGMQTPSHVQMKLKKVQVQDERQAIIDRDNQLLASRLTGIERSKGLVDHRNDYPERSLNSERRRKELQQVTHENLAIYHRITARESEYRRGLWEDNWERVERRRDDIARYPRGVANIQKSSKNVKFSGGTPDQSRSSSSRTEDDVSTEED; encoded by the exons ATGCATAAAGCCTATCAGCCGCTCAAACCCGCCACTAATAAGTACCTGCAGAAGAAATGGGACCAGACACGCTTTGAGATGCATCGTCAGAAG GTGAAGGACGCCAAGCCTATAGTGAACACCAAGGGTATGCAGACACCCAGTCATGTCCAGATGAAGCTGAAGAAAGTACAG GTTCAGGACGAGAGGCAGGCCATTATAGACAGAGATAATCAGCTGCTGGCGTCCAGGCTGACTGGGATCGAGCGCTCTAAAGGGCTCGTAGACCACAGGAATGACTATCCGGAGCGCAG TCTGAATTctgagaggaggaggaaggagcTTCAGCAGGTGACACATGAGAACCTGGCCATCTACCATCGAATCACAGCGCGGGAATCTGAGTACAGGCGGGGTCTGTGGGAGGATAACTGGGAGAGGGTGGAGAGAAGACGAGACGATATTGCACGCTATCCACGAGGAGTGGCCAATATACAG AAATCCAGTAAGAATGTGAAGTTTTCAGGAGGAACACCAGACCAGAGTCGGAGCTCCTCCAGCAGAACAGAAGATGATGTCTCTACAGAAGAAGATTAA